One Caulobacter segnis genomic window carries:
- a CDS encoding YceD family protein: protein MAEPVTAPWPCEIPLAQVDRGAVKLRLEPSADQRKAIAKQLGLVSLEALSAEVYLTSWLDGAEVSGLLRARVVQTCSATADDFETPIDARFDLRVLPANSQNAPQEEFGDLGADPDGDDPPDVLEGEKIDVSGYVVEHLALELDPFPRKPGAVFVQPAEPVELSPFAALKSLKSSDE, encoded by the coding sequence GTGGCCGAACCCGTGACCGCCCCCTGGCCCTGCGAGATCCCGCTGGCCCAGGTCGACCGCGGCGCCGTGAAACTGCGGCTGGAGCCGAGCGCGGATCAGCGCAAGGCGATCGCCAAGCAGCTGGGCCTGGTGAGCCTGGAAGCGCTGAGCGCCGAGGTCTACCTGACCTCGTGGCTGGACGGCGCCGAGGTGTCGGGCCTGCTCCGCGCACGCGTGGTCCAGACCTGCAGCGCGACGGCCGACGACTTCGAGACGCCGATCGACGCTCGCTTCGACCTCAGGGTCCTGCCGGCCAACAGCCAGAACGCCCCGCAGGAGGAGTTCGGCGACCTGGGAGCCGATCCCGACGGCGACGATCCGCCGGACGTGCTGGAAGGCGAGAAGATCGACGTCTCGGGCTATGTGGTCGAGCACCTGGCCCTGGAGCTGGATCCGTTTCCGCGCAAGCCGGGCGCGGTGTTCGTCCAGCCCGCCGAACCAGTCGAACTGTCTCCGTTCGCGGCCCTCAAGAGCCTGAAATCGTCGGACGAATAG